In the genome of Massilibacillus massiliensis, one region contains:
- the fabG gene encoding 3-oxoacyl-ACP reductase FabG: protein MSFMEQFYLNGKCALVTGGTRGLGRGMAEALCEAGAEVVILSSSDEVFKTAQQLREKGHRIQGIQGNLMNRDEINAVFDKALDLLHGKIDILINNAGIQRRNPCEDFSLTDWDDVINVNLNAVFQLCQLAGRKMLAQKSGKIINVASMLSFFGGYTVPAYAASKGGVVQLTKALSNEWAGQGVHVNAIAPGYMATEMNTALMQDEKRNTEILARIPIGRWGTPEDVKGLTVFLASSVSDYINGAVIPIDGGYLAK from the coding sequence AAATGTGCACTTGTCACCGGAGGTACAAGAGGTTTGGGCAGAGGAATGGCAGAAGCATTATGTGAAGCAGGTGCAGAGGTTGTCATTCTTTCATCCAGCGATGAAGTTTTCAAAACCGCCCAGCAGTTGCGTGAAAAAGGCCATCGTATTCAAGGAATACAAGGAAATTTAATGAATCGCGATGAAATCAATGCGGTATTTGATAAAGCACTTGATCTGCTGCACGGAAAAATTGATATTTTAATCAATAATGCCGGTATCCAGCGCCGTAATCCATGCGAAGATTTTTCTTTAACTGATTGGGATGATGTCATAAATGTCAATTTAAATGCTGTTTTTCAACTTTGCCAACTTGCCGGTAGAAAAATGCTCGCACAAAAATCCGGAAAAATCATTAATGTAGCTTCTATGTTGAGTTTTTTCGGCGGCTATACCGTGCCGGCATATGCAGCAAGTAAAGGCGGTGTTGTACAATTGACCAAAGCATTGTCTAATGAGTGGGCGGGACAGGGTGTGCATGTGAACGCCATCGCCCCAGGTTATATGGCAACAGAGATGAATACAGCTTTAATGCAGGATGAGAAAAGAAATACCGAAATTTTAGCACGTATACCGATTGGTCGCTGGGGCACACCAGAAGATGTAAAAGGTCTTACTGTTTTTCTTGCCTCATCCGTTTCCGACTATATTAACGGCGCAGTCATTCCCATTGATGGTGGATACCTTGCAAAGTAA
- a CDS encoding HIT family protein has translation MKNTEKRLCKMSEDCFYCQNDQNLKNLMIELCSLKTSTLYLFREQTYQGRCIVAYKGHVNELFELSETELELFMQDVANAAQAVKKAFSADKINYGAYSDKLAHLHFHIVPKYKNAPNWGGTFEMMPANKVLLDDAAYQKISEKIQAYLK, from the coding sequence ATTAAAAATACAGAAAAGAGGCTTTGCAAAATGAGCGAAGATTGTTTTTATTGCCAAAATGATCAAAACTTAAAAAATTTGATGATTGAACTATGTTCTTTAAAAACCTCCACCTTATATTTATTTAGAGAACAAACCTACCAAGGCCGATGTATTGTTGCTTATAAAGGGCATGTAAATGAATTATTTGAGTTATCGGAAACAGAACTGGAACTTTTTATGCAAGACGTTGCCAATGCCGCCCAGGCTGTAAAAAAAGCTTTTTCAGCCGATAAAATAAATTACGGCGCGTATTCAGATAAGCTCGCCCATCTTCACTTTCATATCGTTCCCAAATATAAAAATGCGCCGAATTGGGGCGGCACTTTTGAAATGATGCCTGCAAATAAGGTCTTGCTTGATGATGCAGCATATCAAAAAATCAGTGAAAAAATTCAGGCTTATTTAAAATAA
- a CDS encoding LysR family transcriptional regulator yields the protein MEYRHLKYVLTVSEEKSFSLAAKKLYISQPSLSQLILKLEDKIGFSLFDRSCTPLKLTYVGELYIEMAKKIIDLNDQFTKQADDIANLRRGRLTIGSSPFRSTYLMAQIIPVFEQRFPGVELILKEDTTLRLESLALSGLTDFSISLLPINTKLFDYEELFQEELLLALPPSHPLCVKHHSQPGDYQNPPQIKLEEISDTPFIFMDQGQKIHETLFDLCNKANFKPKILLETQSMNVAQALVGAGMGAALLPDTLIRASNLDKNPCYFSLSSKPFRTVIVAYCKNRYLSKAAIEFIRLMKESLR from the coding sequence ATGGAATATCGCCATTTAAAATATGTTCTCACAGTAAGCGAAGAAAAAAGCTTCTCTTTGGCAGCCAAAAAGCTTTATATTTCACAGCCCTCATTGAGTCAACTCATTCTAAAATTAGAAGATAAAATTGGCTTTTCCTTGTTTGACAGAAGCTGCACACCATTAAAGCTGACCTATGTTGGTGAATTATATATCGAGATGGCGAAAAAAATAATAGATTTAAATGATCAATTTACAAAACAGGCAGATGATATTGCTAATTTGCGTCGTGGGCGTTTGACGATCGGCAGTTCACCGTTCCGCAGTACCTATTTAATGGCGCAGATTATTCCTGTCTTTGAACAACGGTTTCCTGGGGTGGAACTTATTTTAAAGGAAGATACGACGCTTCGTTTAGAGTCTCTTGCATTAAGTGGTTTGACGGATTTTTCAATATCACTTTTACCGATCAATACAAAACTCTTCGATTATGAAGAACTATTTCAGGAAGAACTGCTTCTTGCTTTGCCCCCGAGTCATCCACTTTGTGTTAAGCATCACAGCCAACCGGGAGACTATCAAAATCCACCTCAAATAAAGCTGGAAGAGATCAGTGATACGCCTTTTATTTTCATGGATCAAGGTCAAAAAATTCATGAAACTTTATTTGATTTATGCAATAAAGCAAATTTTAAGCCGAAAATTCTGCTCGAAACGCAAAGTATGAATGTGGCGCAGGCACTCGTAGGTGCTGGAATGGGAGCAGCTTTACTACCAGATACGTTGATTCGTGCTAGTAATCTCGACAAAAATCCTTGTTATTTCTCGCTTTCCTCAAAACCGTTCCGCACGGTCATTGTCGCCTATTGCAAAAACCGCTATCTATCTAAGGCTGCCATAGAATTTATTCGCTTAATGAAGGAGTCTTTGCGATAA